Genomic window (Pseudomonas xantholysinigenes):
CAGACGCGCCAGGCACTGCTGGATCGGCACGTTGCCCGGTAGCAGGGTCAGCGGGTTGGCGTGCCGGGCCTGCTGGAGCTTCTGTTCGGTGATCAGCTTGAGCACATCGATCACCCGACCCAGGCCCAGGTAGCGACCGCTCTGGGTGATGATGAAGTCTTCCTCGATCCGTTGCCGCGCACGGCTGGTCAGCAGGCGGCTGACCTGCTGCAGCGATTGCCCGCGCTCCACGGCGAGAAAGTCCTGGCTCATCAGCCGGCTGATCGGCTTGCGGGCGAACAGGTCGGTGCCGAAGGGCTGCAGCAATGCGTCGGCCAAGGAGTGCCGATGGACGATACCGCACGGCTTGCCGCGCTCATCCAGCACCGCCAGCGAGTTGAGGTTGGCCTGCCGGCGAAAGGCCTCGAGCACCTGCTGGGTGGGCGTTGTCAGGGGCACTGCCGGCTGCTCGATAAGCAGGGCATCCAGATCGCCGTTGTCCTCGCCCAGCGGCGCGACGGTGCTGCTGGCCTGGGGCAGCAGGGCGAGTGCGTCGCAGGGCGGGAACTCCTGGGGACGGCCCAGCAGGTAGCCCTGCACCAGGTCCACGCCCATGTCGCCGAGCACTGCCAGTTCCTCGTCTAGTTCGATGCCTTCGGCAATCACCTGGGCCCGGGAGGCACGGGCGATCTGCAGGATCGAGCCGACGAACTCACGCTTGAGCGGGTCCTGGTGGATGCCATCGATGAAGTGGCGGTCGATCTTCACGTAGTCGGGGCGCAGTTCCGACCACAGGCGCAGGCTCGAATAGCCAGCCCCCAGGTCGTCCAGGGCAATGGAGAAGCCCATGTCGCGGTAGTGGTGCAGGGCGTTGAACAGCAACTGGAAGTCGTCGGTGGGAGTCTGTTCGGTCAGCTCGATGACCACCCGGCTGGGTGGCAGGCCGACGGCCTCGAGCATTTTCAGGGTGCGCCCGGAAGGGTAATGGGGTTCGAGCAGCGACTCGGGCGAGACGTTGAGGAACAGCTTGCCGTCCAGCTGCAGTTCGCTGAAGCGCCGGCAAGCGGTTTCCCGGCACAACACCTCGAGCTCGCTCAGGCGCCCGGC
Coding sequences:
- a CDS encoding bifunctional diguanylate cyclase/phosphodiesterase encodes the protein MTVTEQLSALSAILAQRGVHSLFQPIVCLSERRVLGYEALSRGPSNSPLHSPLNLFAIARQAGRLSELEVLCRETACRRFSELQLDGKLFLNVSPESLLEPHYPSGRTLKMLEAVGLPPSRVVIELTEQTPTDDFQLLFNALHHYRDMGFSIALDDLGAGYSSLRLWSELRPDYVKIDRHFIDGIHQDPLKREFVGSILQIARASRAQVIAEGIELDEELAVLGDMGVDLVQGYLLGRPQEFPPCDALALLPQASSTVAPLGEDNGDLDALLIEQPAVPLTTPTQQVLEAFRRQANLNSLAVLDERGKPCGIVHRHSLADALLQPFGTDLFARKPISRLMSQDFLAVERGQSLQQVSRLLTSRARQRIEEDFIITQSGRYLGLGRVIDVLKLITEQKLQQARHANPLTLLPGNVPIQQCLARLLQQGREAAVCYVDIDSFKPFNDIYGYARGDEVLLSLAQCLNDCVDPQRDFVGHIGGDDFMLVLGSADWRERLQVLVAAFARQCRRFYRAEHLEAGCFIAHNRQGQRETFDLLSLSIGVVWLTAHSGSQLDAGQLAELASQAKRQAKESSGSSLSLIEA